The segment ctcTGGGGCCTGCGCGGCACCGCCAGCTCTGTGGCGCCCACCTGAGACAGGCCTTCCCTGTGCATCGAGGCCAAGATGTGGGGGGGCCGTGCACCTGCCGCAGGCGCTGGGGGACGAAGGGACTGTCTGCCCTCTCAGGGTCACTGCACCTCCGTGGGCTCTGACCCCGGCCGGCCCCAGGAGGCACAGCACCCGGGGATGGGGCGCACACCCTCAGGGCTCCCgggaggcaggcgctgtggtTGACGTGGCTGGAGGGGCTTCATGGGGACCCTCCGCACCCCCACCCGCCACGCCCCCTGCCTGAGGCCGGGCAGCTCTCGCCCGGTCACGGTGCCGCCGTGTGTGGCCGCTGACTCTGTCTTGACGGTTGTCTGCTACTTTTTCTGCGGTACACAGTGAGCGCTCCATGTATGCTCGCTTCTACAGGAGCTGGACACGTGCACTCACTCCCACTTgtgtagctgggagctggacaagCCCCGCCTTTTAGTATACACTCAGGGCTTCCTGTACAGAGATCCTGCAGGGTCAGCCCCTACTGTCTGTATACAGCAGGCACCCAGTATACACTTGTGCACAGGGCATACGGCAGGCACACAGCACGCACGTGAACACGGGGCTGGCGGTAGGCCCGGGGCCACCCCGAGAATCTGTGCTCCCGAGTGACCTTGGCGGGCTGGCCAGTAGCAGCCACAGCCCTGCACGGCCGGGACACAGGAGTGCGGCCGCGGTCACGGCCGGCCCGCagggccccccccccgcccccaggtttGTTGCCGGCCTCCTCCCGCGGGCGCGGCGGGCAGCCACGGCCGGCGCCCGCCCGATCGCCGCCGGACACTTGCTCTGAGCCGGGCCAGCGGCGCCGCCGCCCGGCCCCACTCCCGCCCCTGCCCGCAGGAGATCGTCAACTTCAACTGCCGGAAGCTGGTGGCCTCCATGCCGCTGTTCGCCAACGCCGACCCCAACTTCGTGACGGCCATGCTGACCAAGCTGCGCTTCGAGGTCTTCCAGCCCGGGGACTACATCATCCGCGAGGGCACCATCGGCAAGAAAATGTACTTCATCCAGCACGGCGTGGTGGGCGTGCTCACGAAGGGCAGCAAGGAGATGAAGCTGGCCGACGGCTCCTACTTCGGGGGTGCGCGCCGGCGGGCGGGgtagggcggggcgggggggcgggggggcgctAGGCCCTGCGGCTGTCTGAGCCCGCCGTGTCCCCGCAGAGATCTGCCTGCTGACGCGGGGCCGGCGCACGGCCAGCGTGCGGGCCGACACCTACTGCCGCCTCTACTCGCTGAGCGTGGACAACTTTAACGAGGTGCTGGAGGAGTACCCCATGATGCGGCGCGCCTTCGAGACCGTGGCCATCGACCGCCTGGACCGCATCGGTGAGTGCCACGGGCGCCTCGCGTCCAGCCGaacaggaggggcaggggccagcctgcagggagcagggggcagagggagcaggagcagcCACGGGAGTTcttcgtggggggggggggctggtggggTTGCAGTCCACAGCGGGGGCAGGGATGGGGGCCCCAGGGTGGTGGTGAGGAGTGTACAGACGCTGGACAAGCAGGCTCTCGGTATTCAGAAGGCACGCGTGGACAGGACAAGCActgtacacagcaggtgctcgcACTTGCAGATGGCACGAGCTAGCTGGACTTGCTGTATACAGCAGGCACTCAGTACATAAGTGCACTCGGCAAGTGCGTACAGGGTCGGAGGCTCGCTCCACACTGCAGGGAGGAGCTGCCGTGGGTGCCGGGTGCACGGTGGGTGCCAACACGTGTCGGGGTGCGCACAGCGGGCGCCGCAGTGCTGAGGgactgcccccgcccccaccccgccgcggTGCTGAGGCGCAGCCCCTGCCCCCGTGCCcacgccctgcccccaccccgccgctgGGGGGCTGCCCCtgcgccctgcccccaccccgccgctgGGGGGCTGCCCCTGCgccctgcccacgccctgcccccaccccgccgctgGGGGCTGCCCCTGCGCCGtgcccacaccctgcccccaccccgccgctgGGGGCTGCCCCTGCGCCGTGCCcacgccctgcccccaccccgccgctgGGGGCTGCCCCTGCGCCGTGCCcacgccctgccccaccccgccgCTGCGGGGGGCGCTGCCCCTGCGCCGTGCCcacgccctgcccccacccgcaGGTAAGAAGAACTCCCTCCTCCTGCACAAGGTGCAGCACGACCTCAGCTCGGGCGTGTTCAACAACCAGGAAAACGCCATCATCCAGGAGATCGTCAAGTACGACCGCGAGATGGTGCAgcaggcggggctgggccagcgcGGCCTcttcccgccgccgccgccgccgcaggccACCTCGGCCATCGCCACGCTGCAGCAGGCCGTGGCCATGAGCTTCTGCCCGCAGGTGGCACGCCCGCTCGTGGGCCCGCTGGCGCTAGGCTCACCATGCCTCCTGCGCCGCCCGCCGCCGGGGCCCGCGCCCGCCGCCTCGCCAGGCCCCGCGCCTGCCGCCAGCCCCCCGGGCGCGCCTGCCAGCCCCCGAGTCCCGCGGACCTCGCCCTACGGCGCCACGCCCAGCTCACCCGCCGGGCCCCGCGCCGGGCCCGCACTGCCCGCACGCCGCCTGAGCCGTGCATCGCGCCCACTGTCGGCCTCACAGCCCTCGCTGCCCCACGGCGCGCCGGGGCCCTCGGCCGCCACAGCGGTGCGCCCCGCCAGCAGCTCCACGCcgcgcctgggccctgcacccactccgCGGGCCGCTGCGCCCAGCCCGGACCGCAGGGACTCGGCCTCGCCCGGGGCAGGCGGCGGCCTCGACCCGCTGGACTCCGCGCGCTCACGCCTCTCGTCCAACTTGTGACCCCTGCCGCGCCGCCCCAGGGGcccgggcgggccgggggcggggtcaTCCAGACCAAAGCCATCGCGCGCTGCCGCTGCCCGCCCAGAAGCCATAGAGGAGTCCTAGGTAGCTGCAGCCGGAAGGGCGGGCCGGGCCTGGCCGCACCCCCCATCGCCCCGCGCCCACCCCCatcgcccccgccccgcccccacggcgGCTCCGCTGCGTGCCGCGAGGGGGCGCCTTCACCTCGGTGCCTGCAGGGTGGGGCCGCCGTCCCGCGGGGTTTCCCAGTGCTGCCCCCACCGCGCTCACGCAATAACCGCCGGCTCTCGCGGTCACGCACCCCACGGGGGCCTCCCGGGCCGAGAGCCGAGGCGGCAGCGCCCCCACGCCCCCCCACCTCCATTCCGCGCAATAAACGACAGCATCGCGCCCGGCAGGGCGGCCGCGGctttattggggggggggcggggcggcgctcAGCTGAAGAAGTAGGTGGAGTGCTTCACCTGCTCCAGGTCGAAGGCCCCTGCggagggaggaggcagcactGAGCGCGGGCTCCGGCGCGCACGGGGCGGGTGGGcaggcgggtgggcgggcccccgtCCCCTTACCCGTCTCGGGCACCGCCAGCAGCGTCTCCCGAAGCCTGGTGGCGTGGAGGCGCTGGGAGAGCTTCTGCgacctggggctggggcgggcgggGTGAGGGACGAGCGCGGGGGTGGGGTGAGGCtccggtgtgtgtggggggggggactggGCCGGGCCtcacctggggctggggcgggcgggGTGAGGGACGAGCGCGGGGGGtctgggctgggtgggggtgaggcTCTGGTGTGGGGGGGAACTGGCCCGGGTGGGGGTGAGgctctggtggtggtgggggtaaCTGGCCCGGGCGGGGGTGAGGctctggggggggggctgggccgggccgggcctcacctggggctggggaccggcggggggtgggggggtaacTGGCCCGGGCGGGGGTGAGCTCTGGTGGGGGGGGTAACTGGCCCGGGCGGGGGTGAgctctggtgggggggggggtaactGGCCCGGGCGGGGGTGAGCTCTGGTGGGGGGGGTAACTGGCCCGGGCGGGAGTgagctctggggggggggggggggctgggccgggccgggcctcacctggggctggggcagtaCCGCTGCACCAGGAACCGGGACAGGTCCTGCAGGATGGGCTGGCTGTGCAGGTGGACGAACTGCTCGCGGCACACCTGGGGgggcgccaggagccaggctcagggCACCCGGGCCTGCCCGCGCTGGGGCCCCGGGCGGCGGTGGGCAGGGGCGCAGGGTACCTCGTTCATGACGGGGACGTCGGCCGCGTGTGTCCAGAAGCAGTCGTGGACGGACACAAAGGTCAGGCCCTTCCTGGTGGGGGGGACACTGTtgctggccctgcccccgcagctCTGGGTGgggagccctgccccgccccgcgccgcccccgGGCCCACCTGTAGCAGTGCAGGGCGGTGAGCATCATGTGGGAGGAGTCCAGCGAGTGGATGAAGTTGGGGGGGAACCCGTTCCTCTGCTTCAGCACGTTGGGCTTCCTGCGGGGCCGTGGGGGGGGGCGTgtgtgaggggccggcaccgcccCCCAGGCTGTGTGTGAGGGGCCCGGCACCGCCCCCCGGGCCGTGTGTCCCCCAGGGCCGTGTGTCCCCCGGGGCCCTGTGTGAGGGGGGCCGTGTGTGAGGGGGGCCCAGGCCCGCCCCCCACTCACTGGCTGGTGTCCGCACTGACGCTGCAGGAGACGCTCTGGATGCCCCCTTTGACCtgcaggcggggcggggcaggtgcgGGCGATGGGTGAGTCCCGTCCAGGCcccgcgggggtggggggtggggggcgggcgcGGCGTACCAGCAGCTTGGCGTCCCGGTGGTAAGGCTGCACGACCGGGATGCCCAGGGGCGTGACCCACTCCACCGCCGAGCCCGCGTGGGAGATGAGCCGGGCGCTCTCAGTCAGCCAGTGCTGCGGGACAGGGCGCCGTGAGGagggggcggtggggaggggctgtgaggggcCGTGGGGAGGGCCGGGGGGGGCGCGCACCTGAATGGCCCGGGTGCCCGAGAACATCTCCTGCAGGCTGTGGAACACCTGCCGCACCAGGTAGTGGGAGGCCTCCCACACCAGCTCCTGCGGGGGGAGGGGTTAGAGCAgaggggcggggccctggcctcccacaccagctcctgcggggggaggggttagagcagaggggcggggcccaggcctcccacaccagCTCCTGCGGGGGAGGGGTTAGAGCAGAGGGGCGgggccctggtctcccacaccagctcctgcggggggaggggttagagcagaggggcggggccctggtctcccacaccagcTCCTGTGGAGGAGGGGTTAGAGCAGAGGGGGCgggtccaggcctcccacaccagCTCCCGCGGGGAAGGGGGGATACTGAGGGTATGGGGGACACAGTGGGTGGGGCCGGGCCTCCCACACCAGCTCCCGCGGCGGGGGATGGGTGATACTGAGGGTATGGGGGacacagggggcggggccgggcctcCCACGCCAGCTCCCGCGGGGGGCACGGCCGCACCTGGGGGAAGTCGCTGAGTTCGCGGAGGCGCTTCTCGATCTGTAGGCGCCCGCCGTAGCGCGTGACGCCGTACACCACCGTCATCACCGTCTGCTTCACCACCTTGCGGCTGACGAAGCCCTCGAGGGCCCGGGCCACCTGCATGCCCTGCTCCGCGTCGCGCCTGCGCAGTACCTCCACCTGGCGGAGGCGGGCGGCTGGGCTGAGGAGGctccagcgggggggggggggcggcaggcgGAGGCTGTGGGCGTCACCCTGGGGCCTGCCCCACCCAGGGTCTCAACAGTGAGCCAGGGCTCCCGGGcccggcggggaggggcggccgcCCACCTGCACGGCCACCCCGCTGTACACGTCCTGCGGCAGGTCCGAGGGCAGCAGGTTCACGGAGGCGGCGCCCACGCTGTCGCGGCCCAGGGCGGCGTAGTGCTGCAGGCCATTGCAGGAGccgtcctgggggagggggggcagcctCAGCGGGACCACCACTCGCCTCAGGACAAGAGGTGCCGGGGGTCAGGGGTCGTGGCTGAAGCCGCACCGTGCGCCCAGCACCGTGCTCACCTGGTGCACGGGGAGGTGGGAGATGTGGGCGGCCGGGTCGGGGGCTCGCACGGCGCGCGCCACCTCCATGCAGCAGGCCAGGGTTTGCCAGGGCTCGTCGGCCTCCATCCACCACTTGCGGCCCTGCAGGGGGCACCAGAGAGCTGAGCCCAGGGGTCCCTGCGTCCGCGGGGCTACccttgggccaggagccaggggccgcGGGGAGGACAGGGAGCCAGGGGCGCCCCAGGAGCTGCCCAGGCGGGGCAGCCCACCGTCATGGGCCGGTCCGCCGAGTCCAAGATGTCGTCCATGACCTCGTCGGCGAAGGCCAGGCGGGCCTGCAGGGACTCGCGCTTCTTGAGCCCGGTGAGGTTCACCAGGTGGATCTTGAGCCAGTCGAGCCCGTGGGGGCCCAGCGGGCGGCCGTGGGCGAACTCCAGCAGGGCGCGGGCCAGGTCGCTGCCCAGGTGGTTGAAGTGGGGCGGGCAGGGGTAGGTGCGACCCCGGAAGTCCATGTTGTGGGGCAGCCAGAAGACGCGGTGCCGCAGGTGCTGGGCCAGCGAGAGGCGGTACAGGGCGTCCGCACGCAGGCTGTGCATCTCGCGGGCCGCCTTCAGGCACCGCGCCAGCTCCCGCCGCAGCTCTGCCTTGCGGGCCGGCGAGCTGCCGGGGGGCAGGCGGCCCTCGGGCGGCCGGGGGGCCTCGGAGGGCGGGGCGGGCACGCCCAGGCGGGGGCAGCCCTTGGCCCTGAAGAGCTGCAGCACCAGGTCCAGCACCGGGCCGTTGACGCGCCAGGCGCAGTTGCCCAGCTGGGTGAGGGCGTCCAGGGCCCCGTGCAGCTGGGCGGGCGGGCAGCGCTCCAGGAGCCGCTGGTGCTGCGTGGTGCCCTCCACCGCCCGCATCAGCTTGGTGGGGCTCAGCAGGAAGGCGCCGGTGTGGGGCGACGTCCAGGGCAGCGGGGGGCACAGCATGGGCACCTCGGACGCCTCGAAGGTCAGCGTGGGCTCGGCCGCGGCCACCAGCAGCTGCGAGTAGGCCGGGTGTGGCTTCAGGATGCCGATCTGGGGgtaggcgggggcgggggcgggtgagagcccggccgccgcgctgcggggGGGGGCAGGCCTGACCGCGGGGGGGCCCTCAGCGCACCTGGCGGAAGCTGCGGAAGGAGTACACGTGGTACAGCACCGGGATGAGCCTGCAGGCGCCGTGCGGCGCGGCCAGGCTGCGGGGCATCCGCACCGCCTGCACCAGCACCTCGGCCAGCTGCTTGCCCAgctgcagcagcaccagcagcggccagggctgcggcggcggcggcgtgggCGCCCCCAGGGTCTCCCAGTACTGCCGCGGCAGGCAGGGCTCGGCCACCTGTGGGAAGCTCCGTCAGGGGGCGCGGGAGGGCcggggccggcgggcgggcgggggcgcgcgCAGCCGCCGCTCACCTGCGTGTcggaggccagcaggtgcaggtaccGCAGGTAGTGGCGCTGGAGCCGCTGCGCCTCGCCGCTGAGCCGCTTGCTCTGCACCGCGTGGCGGCTGAAGGTCCGCAGCCCCAGGTCGTGGGCCAGGGTGACGAGCGACTCCCCCTGGGCGGGCAGCGCCTGCAGGGTCTGGGGGAGGCGGCGGTGAGCCCAGggccgcccccccgccccgccccccccccccggcccgggCACAGGCGCACCTGCAGGGTCTGGGGAGGCGGCGGTGAGCCCAGGGCcgcccccccgccctgccccgccccgcccgggcaCAGGCGCACCTGCAGGGTCTGGGGGAGGCGGCGGTGAGCCCAGggccgcccccccgccccgcccccccgccccggcccgggcACAGGCGCACCTGCAGGGTCTGGGGAGGCCGCGGTGAGCCCAGggccgcccccccgccccgcccccccgccccggcccgggcACAGGCGCTCCTGCAGGGTCTGGGGGAGGCGGCGGTGAGCCCagggccgcccgcccgcccccgccccgcccccccccccggcccgggCACAGGCGCACCTGCAGGGTCTGGGGGAGGCGGAGGTGAGCCCAGGGCCGCCTGCCCgcccccgccacccccccccgCCGGGGCACAGGCGCACCTGCAGGGTCTGGGGGAGGCGGCGGTGAGCCCagggccgcccgcccgcccccgccccgcccccccccgcccggcccggGCACAGGCGCACCTGCAGGGTCTGGGGGAGGCGGAGGTGAGCCCAGGGCCGCCTGCCCgcccccgccacccccccccgCCGGGGCACAGGCGCACCTGCAGGGTCTGGGGGAGGCCGCGGTGAGCCCagggccgcccgcccgcccccgccccgccccccccccccggcccgggCACAGGCGCACCTGCAGGGTCTGGGGGAGGCGGAGGTGAGCCCAGGGCCGCCTGCCCgcccccgccacccccccccgCCGGGGCACAGGCGCACCTGCAGGGTCTGGGGGAGGCCGCGGTGAGCCCAGGgccgcccccccccgccctgcccctccccgccccgcccgggcACAGGCGCACCTGCATGAGCATCCGCACCAGCTCCCGCTCGCTGAGCAGGCACAGGAAGGGGTAGAGGGACGGGCGGCCCTCGTGGGCCTCCCGCGCCAGGCTGGCCTTGGTCTCCTGCAGTGTCCGCCGCAGGGCCGCCTCCCACTGCGCACGCAGCGCCTTCAGGGTCTGTCGCTGCGGGCAGACGCGGGCCAGGTCACCCCCGCCTCCCTCAGGGCAAAGCCTGCGGGCGAGGGCGGGCGGGGGCCCTTACCGCGTGCAGCATCTCCTTGGTGGGCGGGAGGACCTTCTCCACGGACTCCACGTGGACGCTGCTGCCCAGCTCCATGCGCAGCTGCTGCTGGAACAGCCTCTGCAGGGTcttcaggggcaggggcagcttgGGGTAGGACGCGGGGCCGTTCTGCAGGGCGCGAGGGGCGTGAGGCCAGCCCGGCACGGCCTGGCTCGGGGGGTGGGCCCTGGGGCACggcgggaggggtgggggccagcAGAGCCCGGGGGACTGTGGGCCACATCCCGAGTGTCTGCACTCGCTTCCCACACCTGGACCCGCGCGAGCGCACGCAGCCCACTCGAACAGGAAGGCGTCGGGCGTGGCCGTGCAGGTGCGGCCAGCGAATCCACGCGGGATCGCTCGGCTCCACTCGCCTCCTGCAGGGCGCGCCCTGTACGCAGCCCGCGCAGGAGCCCAGACAGCTCTGGCTCCCGCTTCCCTCGCAGGCGCCGGGCGTGAGGCAGCGGATAAAGACGTCTCTGAGAGAGGAGCTGACTCTAACACACGAGCTAAAGACGCCACTAAAGCCAGAGCGCTGAGAATCGAGACCAAATGTCCACACGGAACCAGAGGGGAACGGACACTCCGGAGGTGTGGCCACTCGGAGCCACGCCACACCCACACGGACACGCCACGTGGTGTGCCACGCAGCGCCACGCCGCAGCCACACAGACACGCCACGCGGTGTGCCACGCAGTGCCACACGGACATGCCACGCGGTGTGCCACGCTGCAGCCACACGGACATGCCACACGGTGTGCCACGCAGAGCCACGTCGCAGCCACACGGACATGCCACGCGGTGTGCCACACAGAGCCACGCCGCAGCCACACGGACACGCCACGCAGTGTGCCACACAGTGCCACACGGACATGCCATGCGGTGTGCCACGCTGCAGCCACACGGACATGCCACGCGGTGTGCCACGCAGAGCCACGTCGCACCAAGACACACCACACATGAGCCATACAGAGCTGCACCACACCCACATGGACACACCAGCCGTGTGCCACGCAGAGCCAGGCCACACCCACAAGACACACCACACGTGTGCCACAGAACTGCATCACACCCACACGGACATGCCAGCCTGTGCCACGCAGAGCCAGGCCACACAGCCGGGAGCAGGGCTGCAGCCCTGACCCGTGCTACAGCGCGGAGGGCCACGAGGACGGCACGCTCACGAGACGCAGGCACAGAGGCCACACCGCGGGGGACTCCACTGACAGGAGACACCACAACAGAGAAATCCAGACAGCAGTGGATTTGTGGTTGCAGGGGCGGGCGAAAGGGCAGGCtgctggaggccccgcccaccccactcGGGCCCTCCCGCTGGGGGCCCTTGGCTGCCGACCACACCCCACCGCGCCCCCGCGCGCCAGGCTGAGGCTCACCGTGGCGTAGACCTCCCTGAGCAGTGTGGAGGTGTTGAGCTGGGGAGTGGGCCGCGGCGGGGGGGGGCTGAAGGCGGGCTCGGCCTTGACAATGGCCCTGAGGAGCAGGGCGCGCTCCTCCTCGGACAGGGCCGTGTCGGTGAAGAGCTGGGCTGGCTGTAGCCCGTCCTGGCGCATCTGCTGCAGAcacctggggcggggggcggggcggcgctggGACGGCGTCTCccgtctcccctctccccagcctcgcGGGACGGGGGCGGCGCTGGGACAGCATCTCCCGTctccccagagctgggacagTGTCTCCCATCTCCCCGGGGCTGGGATGGCGTCTCCCGTCTACCATCTCCCCAGCCTCGCGGGGCAGGGGTGGCGCTGGGACGGGGCTGGACGGCGTCTCCCATCTCCCCAGAGCTGGGACGGCGTCTCCCGTCTCCCCGGGGCTGGGACGGCGTCTCCCATCTCCCCAGAGCTGGGACGGCATCTCCCGTCTCCCCAGAGCTGGGACGGTGTCTCCCGTCTCCTGtctcccatctcccatctcccCAGCCTCGCGGGGCGGGGGCAGTGCTGGGACGGGGCTGGACGGCGTCTCCCGTCTCCCCAGGGCTGGACGGCGTCTCCCATCTCCCCGGGGCTGGGACGGCGTCTCCCATCTCCCCGGGGCTGGGACGGTGTCTCCCGTCTCCTGTCTCCCATCTCCCCAGCCTCGCGGGGCAGGGGCGGCACTGGACGGCATCTCCCGTctccccagagctgggacagTGTCTCCCATCTCCCCGGGGCTGGGACGGCATCTCCCGTctccccagagctgggacagTGTCTCCCATCTCCCCGGGGCTGGGACGGCATCTCCCGTCTCCCCAGAGCTGGGACGGTGTCTCCCATCTCCCCGGGGCTGGGACGGTGTCCCCCGTCTCCTGTCTCCCATCTCCCGTCTCCCCAGCctcgcggggcgggggcggcgctgGACGGCGTCTCCCGTCTCCCCGGAGCCCACCCGCAGCACAGCCTCCTCCCGCTACCTTCTGACAATGCCGGCGTCCTGGTCCCGCCGCCCCATGCACTGCAGGGCGGCGGCGTAGGACTGCGCGTCGGGGGCGAGGCCGGCGTCTCTGACCATGAACAGCACGTACAGCAGCTCCCGGAAGGCGCCCTGCGGACAGGGCGACGTGGGCCGGTGTGGGGGCCGCCGGAGCCTCCTGAGTGcttctgccctccccaccctccacGGAGCTGGGAGCCCGGCACCAGCGGGCACTCCCCGGTCACTCAGGACACAGGGGCGGGGGCATGGTCTCTGCAGGGGGCCCGGGGCGGGTGGAAGCCACACTGGCTGGGAGCTCGGACCTCCCCCACTGAGTGTCCAGAGGGAGACAACCCAGCCGCGCTGGCCAGCAGCCAGGCAGGGCAGGAAGACACCTCCCAGGGCGGCCTTGGGCAGGAAAACCCCACGCACCCCAGCACGCGGGCCACTCAACCAGCTCCCCGTCCGCGTGCCCAGGGACGGTCACGCGGCCCCACCACAGACCCGACTGCTCTGATGGCCACACTGCCGCCCAGCCGGTCCCCTGCTGCCACCAAGAACCCGAGCTCCCCCGTGACAGCGTCTGTGCACGGCACGGCACGGCCCTAAGTGGGGACCGGCGGCCTTGGGGTGGGCAAACGCGGGTCGGCAAACACCCGCGTCAGGTGGGTGGGCTCCCAGGCCAGACgccgcagagggcccgcgggcaGCCCTTGCCCGGCCGGAAACCGTGTGGGACTACCACCCGGGGGTTCCTAAGGTGAGGACGGGACGTGGGGCCGGCCCTGCCGCGCACGCGCGCTCACCTTGCGCGCCCAGCCGAGCAGGACGGCGTTGTACATGGCGAGGGTGAGCAGCGGCTGCCGGCGGGGCCGGCTGTGGTAGGTGACCAGCACGTGGTGCGCCAGGGGCAGGTGCTCGGTGAGGACGCAGCACTCCAGGAAGGCCAGCAGCCTCTGCTGCTGGCCCGAGGGGGGCCCCCGCCTGCGGCCCGGGGCCTGCGCCTCCTCGCGGTTCAGCCTCTGAGGGgcctcctgcagggcctgggccagccgCTCCTCCCAGGGGCTCTCGGGAGCCCCCCGGGCCCCCCGCTGCAGGCAGCTGGCCAGCTGCGCGCTCAGCAGCCGCGGCTCCACGCGCAGGGCCCGGAGCGGCAGCTGCTGGGCGCGCGCCTGCAgcttcagctccagccgctgGCGCCGCCTCTGCAGCGCCTGCTGCTCCTTCTCCAGTTTGTCCGCCCAGCGGCTGCGCGGCTCCGGCACGGCGCCCGCCCGGGCCTGCCGGGGTCGCGGGGGGCCGCCATCCCCACCGCCGCGATCCGGGAGCCGGGCCACCTCCAGCCTCTTCACCGTCACCTCCGACACGTTCTCCGCCTGGAGCTGCCGCACCCGCGCCTCCAGcactgcgggggagggggcggtcaGGGGACCCCCGCTCTGTaagcccccctccccagcctcccgccCAGCGCGCCGCACCAGCACTGGGGCCCCTCCAAGAGGGCACCGCCGCTGCCCGGCCGGGCGCGAGTTCTGCGCTCGTCTGCTCAGGCCTGCGCCCCCCAAACACAGAACCTGGGAACGTGGGGAGCTGAccgtccccgcccccgcccccgccccgttcCAGGCACTGGAGCGGAGCCTGGGCGGCCCCAGTGCACTGGGCGCAGGAGACGCCGGGGGTGGGCAAAGCCCTGGGCGTCTGCGCTCGCGGAGGGGGACGAGAGAGGGGACGGGGGTCGGGGGTGACACGATCCGCTCTGGGCTTTGCTTTAAAACCGGAGGCGAGGCAGGGGAGAGGCGGCGGCTGAAGCTGGCGGCTCGCCGGCTCCCGCCTGCACCCGCTGCCCGGCCTCCCCGTCCGTGCGGCGGGGAGCCCACGagggaaccaggaaccagggaaGGCGCCCCCCAGCCGGCTCACCCTCCAGCAGATGCGCGCGGCCCCAGTCCTTCCGGGGGTCCTGCTCACAGGGGCTGGCCGACGAACTCCGGCTGCGGCCCAGGGCGCCCCTGAGGGTCCCTGCGGGAGAAGGCAAGCAAGCTGAAGGGGGCGGGGGTCGTCCCGCACGGAAACCGCGGGGTCGGCGGCCCTAGCCCAGGGGGCATGGCCGTCGGTCCCAGGCAGGACC is part of the Oryctolagus cuniculus chromosome 16, mOryCun1.1, whole genome shotgun sequence genome and harbors:
- the POLRMT gene encoding DNA-directed RNA polymerase, mitochondrial — its product is MSALRWGRGAAGLRQALRPSGCPALLAEEGTLRGALGRSRSSSASPCEQDPRKDWGRAHLLEVLEARVRQLQAENVSEVTVKRLEVARLPDRGGGDGGPPRPRQARAGAVPEPRSRWADKLEKEQQALQRRRQRLELKLQARAQQLPLRALRVEPRLLSAQLASCLQRGARGAPESPWEERLAQALQEAPQRLNREEAQAPGRRRGPPSGQQQRLLAFLECCVLTEHLPLAHHVLVTYHSRPRRQPLLTLAMYNAVLLGWARKGAFRELLYVLFMVRDAGLAPDAQSYAAALQCMGRRDQDAGIVRRCLQQMRQDGLQPAQLFTDTALSEEERALLLRAIVKAEPAFSPPPPRPTPQLNTSTLLREVYATNGPASYPKLPLPLKTLQRLFQQQLRMELGSSVHVESVEKVLPPTKEMLHARQTLKALRAQWEAALRRTLQETKASLAREAHEGRPSLYPFLCLLSERELVRMLMQTLQALPAQGESLVTLAHDLGLRTFSRHAVQSKRLSGEAQRLQRHYLRYLHLLASDTQVAEPCLPRQYWETLGAPTPPPPQPWPLLVLLQLGKQLAEVLVQAVRMPRSLAAPHGACRLIPVLYHVYSFRSFRQIGILKPHPAYSQLLVAAAEPTLTFEASEVPMLCPPLPWTSPHTGAFLLSPTKLMRAVEGTTQHQRLLERCPPAQLHGALDALTQLGNCAWRVNGPVLDLVLQLFRAKGCPRLGVPAPPSEAPRPPEGRLPPGSSPARKAELRRELARCLKAAREMHSLRADALYRLSLAQHLRHRVFWLPHNMDFRGRTYPCPPHFNHLGSDLARALLEFAHGRPLGPHGLDWLKIHLVNLTGLKKRESLQARLAFADEVMDDILDSADRPMTGRKWWMEADEPWQTLACCMEVARAVRAPDPAAHISHLPVHQDGSCNGLQHYAALGRDSVGAASVNLLPSDLPQDVYSGVAVQVEVLRRRDAEQGMQVARALEGFVSRKVVKQTVMTVVYGVTRYGGRLQIEKRLRELSDFPQELVWEASHYLVRQVFHSLQEMFSGTRAIQHWLTESARLISHAGSAVEWVTPLGIPVVQPYHRDAKLLVKGGIQSVSCSVSADTSQKPNVLKQRNGFPPNFIHSLDSSHMMLTALHCYRKGLTFVSVHDCFWTHAADVPVMNEVCREQFVHLHSQPILQDLSRFLVQRYCPSPSPRSQKLSQRLHATRLRETLLAVPETGAFDLEQVKHSTYFFS